The genomic window TTCAGCAACAAACGtgttagaagaaacaaaagagcgagAATCGGGATAGAGATGTACCTTAttcggctcagtgcaatcacgagcgcagtgtcccagctgattacaattgaaacaagtcatctttgacttgtccttctcaaagatgacttgtttcaattgtaatcagctgggacacttcgctcgtgattgcactgaACCGAAGAAGGTACATCTCTATCCCGATTctcgctcttttgtttcttctaacaCGTTTGTTGCTCAATCTCTCCCTAtgtggattgtagactcaggAGCAACAGACCACGTAGCGAGGGATCGGATGGGATTCGTCGAGTACTGTCGTGTGCCTGCTGAGAGCAGAAGAGTATACATGGGGAACGATTCAAGTGTCGATGTGTTAGGCGTTGGCACATGCAAGTTGATCATGCAAGGTGGTCGAACTTTATATCTACATGATGTACTTTATGCTCTAGGAATTCGGCggaacttgttttctattcttgctatgctacagttaggcttttcttttcgttttgagagtgatgtagttaagattcatcttgaaactatttattatggaagAGGTTTTATGTCAAATGGTTTTATGATTTTGGatattgattataatattaataatagtgattcttttttcctgctatcttctgttgagaatgatcacaatgtttcaattaaatggcaTGCACGTCTTGGTCATATTGGGCAGGATAGAATGACTAGATTAGTTAGAGACGGGCTATTGAGTTTGCTCACTAAAGTCGACCTGCCCACATGTGAATATTGTTTAGTGAAAAAAGCGACCCGAAAATCATTTAATAAAGCTTCTAGGGCAgaattttctttacaattgaTCCATTTCGACATTTGTGGCCCAATAAGTGTGAGGGTAAGACATGGTgctttttacttcatcacatttatagatgaccatacgcgcttcggtcatatttatctgatctcccataagtctgaagcattggattgttttagacATTATATAaatgaggttgagaatcagttagatatgaaaattaaaaccttaaaaactgatcgaggccgcgagtatctatctgaacaattcaagaaattgtgtgatgaaaagggaataatcagaCAGCTGACAATTCCTGTCACTCCGCAGCAAAATGATGTAGCGGAGAGAAGAAATCGCACCTTGCTTAacatggttaggtcaatgatggcgcaagAAAATTTGCCTATCTCTTTTTGGGGAGACGTATTGTTAACTGCTgcctacattcttaatcgtgtaCCCTCCAAAACAGTTCCTTCCACCCCTTATGAATAATGGACAGGTaggaaaccaaatttggagcaCCTGCGTCCTCGGGGTTCGGCAGCTTATGTACACAACACTTCTCACAAGTTTGGGAAGTTAGGTCCTAGAGGAAAGAAgtgtatctttataagataccCTCAACACTCTAAGTGATATGTGTTCATCGGAAAGCAGTCAGATGGAAGTTTGACTGAATTGAGTCGCGAGATGTTGAATTCCTCGAGTAGGATTTTCCATATAGAAGTGAGGTTCGAAATAAAATTGAGATCCATGAGATGGATGACTCTGGTATTAGCGCTTCTATTCGTTCAGTTGAGGCAGAGGAGGCAACTCCGATACCTCCTGGGGATAGTGGAAGCGACTTACCTTTAGATGTGGAGTCTCAACTTCGTAGGAGCGCACGTGTGGGCTTTCCCCGTCGTCGTTTTGAGATTGAGGGGGAAGCTTTCATGGTTGctgcacatgatgatgatgagcctaaATCTTTCCAAGATGCTCTCTCATTACCTACTCATAAGGAATGGTTGGATGCAATGATGGAGAAAATAGaatcgatgaagtcaaatcatgtCCAATCAATTAGATCGATTAAGATCAAAGGGCTCTTTACAAACTTcacacaaaagaaaataataattgctATTGAGGGCTCGTTTGCAGTGCGAGAAGcgcaaaaacaaagaaaacatgCTGGACTCTCTCCGTTACTAAATTCGCGGAGGCAGTAGCTGAGCAAAATTCTATGGGGTTATCATTAAGATTTATAAGAAGAATTGGatattatcttcttcttcttcttcttcttcttctttttgtcaATCCAAGCCATCAGATCAAACTATGCTTAATTCTCTAAGAAAGTAAATATGAGTGTGAATTGAATAAAAATGATCAATGAACTGTATCCAATTAATCTCCTTTGATACAGTCTTCTGCAAAGTGTCCgtcaatttttgtttttttttgttttttcttaacTAATTAATATCAGTGGTCATTTACTAaagacaaataataaaaaaaaaaagcactaaaATACCAATCTCTCATAATTTCTTCAAACATACACGCCTTTACAACACAGAGCCTTCAACAGAGAGCCTTCAGAAACCTTAAAAACAGTACCCTGTTTCTCCAACTATTCCTTcttcttaatttaataattacaaCACCTCCCCTGCTTAATTGATCGACCACATAGTAAAACCAACAAGAACGATTATACAATTGGAATTGAAAAGGCTCTCCGCGTGATGAGAAATTAAAAGCATCTATCATACACTACTATGACACACAAAAGAGACTATTGATTCAAGcaagcaaattaattaagtataaaccaataataattaattacttaaaagAAGGAGCGCTTTGATGGCGCTCTGCCAACGGCCCTCATGAAATTGGCCAGCTCCAGAACCCTCGCCACCTTCGTCCCCCTCTTCGCCTCCGCCGACGCCCTCTTCTCTTCGGCCTTGCGCCTCGCCCGCACCACGTCGTTCTGCGCCTTCTCGATCGCCCTCGCCCTCTGCTCCTCCAACTTCCTCTGCAaatccccaatttttttttttttaaaaaaggaaaattataaaaattagaaattaatctCATAATTAAACAGAGTCCTACGATgataatagatagatagatagatagatagctagctagctagctagctagctagctagcgtTCGGAAAATTCAAGATCGAAATTACACAGGACGCGtcctataaataaattattataaagaaaGAGCACGTAGGATACGGTACGGTACCTCTATTTTCTTTAGCCAGGCCGTGGCCTTCTCGACCTGGTCGCTCTCCCAGCCGTTGATCTCGACCTCTTCGCGTTTGAACCTGTTGTTGAGTTTGGCGACCTCGGCGGTCTGCCAGGCCGATATCTTGGACTCGACCTCATCCTTCTTGACCTGCAGCACGGAGACCTCCTCCAGCGCGGCCGCGGCCGCCCCCGCGGCCACCCCCTCGGAAGGCGGGGCGCGTCGCGGGGACGGGATGGGGTTGGTGTCGGGGACGATGGCGAGCGGGTTCGTCTCCTCGAGGCGGTCCTCCTCGCCGATCCTGGCCAGGGCGGTTTCGTTGTCGACGTTGCTGCTGGCGGCGTCACCCAGCTGCATGGCGGAGCCCGCGACGACCATCGCGCTGAACTCCCTGCTCATCGTCGTGAACTGCTCGCTCAGGGCGGCGTCGCTCCCCACCGAGAGCGCCGCGGACGACCGGTGGTGGCTCGAGTACTCCCCGCGCCTCCCGCCCGATGATCGGaccgacgacggcggcggcggcggagtcaGCGGGTGGATGTCGCGGAATTCGACTTCTTCGTGCGGCGGATCATGCTCTTCTCCGGTGCTGTCAGGCCGTTGTTGATCATTCAACATGTCAAGCGGGAGGGATTAAGAAGCGCTCCCTGTTGCTAAGGCTGCAGGAACAAGTTGGTGGGTGATCCAAGTAACCATTTGTTTTTATGTATGTGTTAAACTCTTAGACAGAGAGACAGGGATTTTAATTAATGCTACGAAAGCAACcggagacagagagagagagagcgcgcgcgcgGAGGGAAATGGAATGAGCATGGCACCGGCTGCCATCTTAAATAGATAGGGAGACGATCGAGTATAGTGGAAACCGAGAGAAACTTTGCGCGCACTAGAGAGtaggatattttattttttttcttttttttttttttcaccttttctttAACTGGGAATATGGGTTGGGTTTCTCCTATGAATTAAGTGGTCTGAGTCACATATCCATATACATACATTCGATACATGTTGTCGTTTTACTGGATTTTTTGATGTTTAAAAAAGTTGTGCAATTAATTAAGTGGTCCAGAGTGATTAAGTCGGTTTGAATACGACTAATCAAGTCTTTGTCTTGATCAGCTTAATCACTCTGGTATGAACACGGCTTATCATGTCTTTGTCCTGAGCTTAGACCAactcaaaaacaaaacaaaagaagctTCACGGGACTTTCGTCCAAATAATAcacaattgatttttttttttttttttttttttttttttttttttttacatgtccaaaatttttatatgctAAGAAACTCTCCAAAACAAATACTATAAATTCAACAATCCTAGAGCTCGAATTATTTTTGTTCTCTGATGAAACACGCACAAAAGGAACGTAACCTCCTAGCTATCTTTTGGATAGTCCTTTGTCCCGAATAACTACCAGTCATTCCGAGCAGTGATTATTATGtgaagtatattaatttagttatataagaaaacataaaattctatttattaGTTGTTTTAACATTGGTGCATTAACGTAGGCTACATTTAATTTgagtataaataagaactactTTTTTCACGAATAGTTACAGGTTCAAGTATACGTAtgaattagattaattttgtatttgtaaaaaatttgagTTGTTTCTTAAAATAAGGTAAAGAGTGTTTGAGTAGTTAAATTGGAATATGagaaataagagttataattttaaattaaaaatactttatctaagtaattaacatcaaaatattaattaaaaataatttaataaattaataaatttattaattagctatgaatattgtgTAAGATAatgaatttatattaattaattaattaaatataaaaattaatttaactttttaattaattagtaaattattttagttagagaactagtaaaaaattaattagagtaaTAAAAAGCATATTAGTTagtaaatattagtttaaaaataaacatattaaatgataattattaataattaattagctaattataataaattaattaattttttattatttaagcaatagataataatttatattaattaaattaattaataatttaatatcataattaaaattaaatttagattttaattaattttattttcacttgCGAATAAATTTATCGCAGAAAAAATGGTGGAACAACAGTTATAGACTTATATCgaattataccagcttattgTAGAGATCTGAAAATTACTGTTCTCGAGTATAAAAATTTACGTTTAAAAATAAATCGGGGAGCCTTTCCCTCTGTTCCCAAACCAAATGCTGCCTAGGGAATCCTAATCGTTCACAACTTATTCCCtcattcaacttttttttcactACTTAGATTATTGAGTTACTAAATGCTTTGCTTTAAAACATTTCGCTTTTGATCCTCTTCAATTAATTCCTTATAAAAGTCTATAATTTTAAGCTGAACAGTATCCAAATTATCTTACCGAAATGGCAACAGAAACTGTATGTAGTGTCCAGTACTGCTCGCTTCTTTGTCCTGACCGATGTGGAATTAACCATTCTTTTTAACACTAGATATTTTGCCCTTTTCACCTACcagttttttatttgtaaaacaaGTCAATGATATGGTATGGCCCCATACATAGTTGTGCATTTGTGACATTTAATGTTGGGCCTAATTGAATTCATACCGAACAGAgttctaaaatatttgattcgtattatattttgttaatGGCTAAACATATAAAAAATGNACTTcagtaccaatcatcaaatccGTTGGCACTTATCCTAGGAACAGTCGGTACTAGTcttagatgtttttttttgagagaaaggtatcatgctacccgcttcgtttatttcatttagaaataaatttaactggaaatgtgaatcaactaggattcgaatttaggtctcggatatcaaccaccaagtcttttgccagaGAGTTTTTATCTAGAGtcaatagaaataataatttaagaatAATCTTGACAACCTACAATCATCAAGAGGGCAAGTAGTACATCCATCCAATTAAGCGCCAGAGAGTTTTGATCTAGCTTGTAACCCATGTAAGTGGGTGTTTTGCTTGGGAGGTGTTTGGATTGACTAATTACTAGATCCAACGTAACTCGTagtgatatttaaatttttttaaaatatagttattttTTCGTTGTTCATTTCGATGTAACTTATACAtcctgaaaattaaatttaaatatttttttttatttgttttggtgtaattTGATACTAGTGTAACTAGTTTTTTTTAGTTCTattgtttgatttgatgtaaGTAAATAAATCTAGTTATTTTCTAAGTATAGTGATTGTTGAACCAATACGGCGCGGACAGTTGGCACACTGAGTTCAGATACATATTCAGGATTCGAAGCTCTGGATCGGGAGCACGGAAAATGCGCCAGGAGATATGAGCCGCGTCTGTTCGAAAAACGGGATAACCGCAAGTGGTTATGGGCGGTTCCCAACagcagttccaatcggccgaacGTGGTCCTTCAAATC from Ananas comosus cultivar F153 unplaced genomic scaffold, ASM154086v1, whole genome shotgun sequence includes these protein-coding regions:
- the LOC109706199 gene encoding remorin-like → MLNDQQRPDSTGEEHDPPHEEVEFRDIHPLTPPPPPSSVRSSGGRRGEYSSHHRSSAALSVGSDAALSEQFTTMSREFSAMVVAGSAMQLGDAASSNVDNETALARIGEEDRLEETNPLAIVPDTNPIPSPRRAPPSEGVAAGAAAAALEEVSVLQVKKDEVESKISAWQTAEVAKLNNRFKREEVEINGWESDQVEKATAWLKKIERKLEEQRARAIEKAQNDVVRARRKAEEKRASAEAKRGTKVARVLELANFMRAVGRAPSKRSFF